In Natronomonas halophila, one DNA window encodes the following:
- a CDS encoding nitrite/sulfite reductase: MPSKVEGWKDEVYGAEIRDHLMEFAEEGWSSIPEDEHDAWFERFKWWGLYHQRKGQESYFMMRIGTPNGRLTPEQLRVVGEIANEYATGPVENPEFGGAYCDWTTRQSIQLHWIQLQDIPDIFEKLEEHDLSTIQACGDSWRNIVGSPMAGKDAKEHINAWPVIKELNDTFKGNDDHSNLPRKWKVAVTGDTRGSGQAEINDLGFEPATKELDGEEVKGFNVKVGGGLSRKEPRMARSIDVFVTEDTIADVAGGISALFRDHGDREDRFNARIKFLVDEWGTDKLRRVLQEDYVDFELPTAGEDLREQYTYNSGRNDEIGDYVGVHEQVDGDYFVGLSVLVGRMGADDVIELADLAEEYGSDIVGITQRQNLIVSDIAEEDLDDFLDEPLLETYSPDPHPFMRGSIACTGTEYCSLSIVETKNRMVRYARWLKNNVELPEGVNDFHIHLSGCTASCAQPQIADISLRGMKTRKDGEPVEAFDIGLGGGLGENPRFADWIEMRVAADEVPGYIENLLEIYDEESNEGESFRDYIERHEEEYLNGLAEPEETSYEDPYLGNTKMTWYPYAEDTEMDASPAPADD; encoded by the coding sequence ATGCCGAGCAAGGTCGAAGGCTGGAAAGACGAGGTCTACGGTGCGGAAATCCGGGACCACCTCATGGAGTTCGCCGAAGAGGGATGGAGTTCCATCCCCGAGGACGAACACGACGCCTGGTTCGAGCGGTTCAAATGGTGGGGTCTGTACCACCAGCGGAAGGGCCAGGAATCCTACTTCATGATGCGTATCGGGACGCCGAACGGTCGCCTGACGCCCGAACAGCTTCGGGTCGTCGGCGAAATCGCCAACGAGTACGCCACCGGGCCGGTCGAAAACCCGGAGTTCGGCGGCGCCTACTGTGACTGGACGACCCGGCAGTCCATCCAACTGCACTGGATTCAACTGCAGGACATTCCGGACATCTTCGAGAAACTCGAAGAACACGATCTCTCTACTATTCAGGCCTGCGGTGACTCCTGGCGGAACATCGTCGGCTCGCCGATGGCCGGCAAGGACGCGAAGGAACACATCAACGCGTGGCCGGTCATCAAGGAGCTCAATGACACTTTCAAGGGCAACGACGACCACTCCAACCTCCCCCGGAAGTGGAAGGTCGCCGTCACCGGCGACACCCGCGGCTCCGGACAGGCCGAAATCAACGACCTCGGCTTCGAGCCCGCCACCAAGGAACTCGACGGCGAGGAAGTCAAGGGCTTCAACGTGAAGGTCGGCGGCGGCCTCTCCCGCAAGGAACCCCGCATGGCCCGCAGCATCGACGTCTTCGTCACCGAGGACACCATCGCCGACGTCGCCGGCGGCATCTCCGCGCTCTTCCGCGACCACGGCGACCGCGAGGACCGCTTCAACGCCCGCATCAAGTTCCTCGTCGACGAGTGGGGTACCGACAAGCTCCGCCGCGTCCTCCAGGAGGACTACGTCGACTTCGAACTCCCCACCGCGGGCGAGGACCTCCGGGAGCAGTACACCTACAACTCCGGTCGCAACGACGAAATCGGCGACTACGTCGGCGTCCACGAACAGGTCGACGGCGACTACTTCGTCGGCCTCTCCGTCCTCGTCGGCCGAATGGGTGCCGACGACGTCATCGAACTCGCCGACCTCGCCGAGGAGTACGGCTCCGATATCGTCGGCATCACCCAGCGACAGAACCTCATCGTCTCCGACATCGCCGAGGAGGACCTCGACGACTTCCTCGACGAGCCGCTGCTGGAGACCTACTCGCCGGACCCCCACCCGTTCATGCGGGGCTCCATCGCCTGTACCGGCACCGAGTACTGTTCGCTCTCCATCGTCGAGACGAAAAACCGGATGGTCCGCTACGCCCGCTGGCTCAAGAACAACGTCGAACTGCCCGAGGGCGTCAACGACTTCCACATCCACCTGTCCGGCTGTACCGCATCCTGCGCTCAGCCCCAGATCGCCGACATCTCCCTGCGTGGCATGAAGACCCGCAAGGACGGCGAACCCGTCGAGGCCTTCGACATCGGCCTCGGTGGCGGCCTCGGGGAGAACCCCCGCTTCGCCGACTGGATCGAGATGCGCGTCGCCGCCGACGAGGTGCCCGGCTACATCGAGAACCTGCTCGAAATCTACGACGAAGAGAGCAACGAGGGCGAATCCTTCCGCGACTACATCGAGCGCCACGAGGAGGAGTACCTCAACGGCCTCGCCGAACCCGAGGAAACCTCCTACGAGGACCCCTACCTCGGCAACACGAAGATGACGTGGTACCCCTACGCCGAGGACACCGAGATGGACGCGTCGCCGGCGCCGGCTGACGACTAA
- a CDS encoding aminopeptidase → MDERVREHAEVLVEWSARTEEGDDVVLSVAEDAHELGVAVAEKLGEVGANVVTTYGSAEVSRAYLQGHDGDFEENPAHELALYENADSVLRIGGGRNTTAMADVDSDVRQAYSKAREEVREARMDTDWVSTVHPTRALAQQASMAYEEYQDFVYDAVLRDWESLAEKMAHMKEILDEGEEVRIVKEREDQPKTDLTMSIEGRTAVNSAASVAYDSHNLPSGEVFTAPYATEGEVFFDVPMTINARRVRNAHLTFEDGEVVDFSAETGEDELETILNTDEGARRLGELGIGMNRGIDRFTDNILFDEKMGDTVHMAVGRAYDANMPEGEEGNQSAVHVDMITDMSEASRMEVDGEVVQRNGTFRFEDGFGG, encoded by the coding sequence ATGGACGAGCGCGTACGCGAACACGCGGAGGTACTGGTCGAGTGGAGCGCGCGAACCGAGGAAGGCGACGACGTGGTATTGTCTGTCGCCGAGGACGCCCACGAACTCGGCGTTGCGGTCGCCGAGAAACTCGGCGAGGTCGGCGCGAACGTCGTCACGACCTACGGCTCTGCCGAGGTCTCGCGGGCCTACCTGCAGGGCCACGACGGGGACTTCGAGGAGAACCCCGCCCACGAACTCGCGCTCTACGAGAACGCCGACTCGGTGCTGCGAATCGGCGGCGGACGGAACACCACCGCGATGGCCGACGTCGACAGCGACGTCCGGCAGGCCTACTCGAAGGCCCGCGAAGAGGTCCGTGAGGCCCGAATGGACACCGACTGGGTGTCGACGGTCCACCCGACCCGCGCGCTCGCACAGCAGGCCAGCATGGCCTACGAGGAGTATCAGGACTTCGTCTACGACGCCGTCCTGCGCGACTGGGAGTCGCTGGCCGAGAAGATGGCCCATATGAAGGAGATTCTCGACGAGGGCGAAGAGGTCCGTATCGTCAAGGAACGGGAGGACCAGCCGAAGACGGACCTCACGATGTCCATCGAGGGTCGCACCGCGGTCAACTCCGCGGCGTCGGTCGCCTACGACTCCCATAACCTCCCGTCGGGTGAGGTCTTCACGGCGCCCTACGCCACCGAGGGCGAGGTGTTCTTCGACGTGCCGATGACCATCAACGCCCGTCGCGTGCGGAACGCACACCTCACCTTCGAGGACGGCGAAGTCGTCGACTTCTCGGCGGAGACGGGCGAGGATGAACTTGAGACCATCCTGAACACCGACGAGGGCGCCCGACGGTTGGGAGAGTTGGGCATCGGGATGAACCGCGGCATCGACCGCTTTACGGACAACATCCTCTTCGACGAGAAGATGGGCGATACCGTCCACATGGCTGTCGGCCGCGCCTACGACGCCAACATGCCGGAAGGCGAGGAGGGCAACCAGTCGGCCGTCCACGTCGACATGATTACGGACATGTCCGAAGCCTCGCGCATGGAAGTCGACGGTGAGGTCGTCCAGCGGAACGGGACCTTCCGATTCGAGGACGGTTTCGGGGGATAG
- a CDS encoding matrixin family metalloprotease — translation MHWRVVAVATVLLLSGCVGPLNPGGMGTGDGYDGDPDNPWRDDVLSVSYEAPADADRDYESAVHGALVFWTEHSRQYAGYDVGFRLAEPNETADIHVRFEPVVTDCGKSRDDEHTAGCAPVLTDTRQIDRPVDVRVRTGLSAASTEQVLEHELGHTLGLTHDAAPQEVMQARTRLATVPKPNATERPLPWEEPGLVVYIDQGSVPDSAWDATERQVGAALHYYMDGAGGTVPENVTFYRAETPDSADITIRFAESDPCRTGGGSCGRTTGQDVDGDGTLERYTSLEIVLVDVDTDAVAWHVGRWLGTGFGHTEPGEFPEPLRPSASYEERRSNWWD, via the coding sequence ATGCACTGGCGGGTGGTTGCGGTCGCAACGGTTCTCCTGCTTTCGGGGTGTGTCGGGCCCCTGAACCCCGGCGGGATGGGTACCGGCGACGGCTACGACGGTGACCCGGACAACCCCTGGCGTGACGACGTGTTATCGGTCAGTTACGAGGCACCGGCGGACGCCGACCGCGACTACGAGTCGGCGGTCCACGGGGCGCTGGTCTTCTGGACCGAACACAGCCGGCAGTACGCCGGCTACGACGTGGGCTTTCGGCTGGCGGAGCCGAACGAAACCGCGGACATCCACGTCCGGTTCGAACCCGTGGTGACCGACTGTGGGAAATCCCGCGACGATGAGCACACCGCCGGCTGTGCGCCGGTTCTGACCGACACCCGACAGATAGACCGCCCCGTCGACGTTCGGGTCCGGACCGGTCTCTCGGCGGCATCGACCGAACAGGTGCTCGAACACGAACTCGGGCACACGCTGGGGCTGACCCACGACGCCGCCCCACAGGAAGTGATGCAGGCGCGGACCCGGCTGGCGACGGTGCCGAAGCCGAACGCGACCGAACGACCGCTCCCGTGGGAAGAGCCGGGGCTCGTCGTCTACATCGACCAGGGGAGCGTCCCCGATTCGGCGTGGGACGCCACCGAACGACAGGTCGGCGCCGCGCTGCACTACTACATGGACGGCGCCGGTGGGACGGTCCCGGAGAACGTGACCTTCTACCGGGCGGAGACTCCGGACAGCGCGGATATCACGATACGCTTCGCCGAGTCGGACCCTTGCCGGACCGGCGGCGGCTCCTGCGGGCGGACCACGGGACAGGACGTCGACGGGGACGGCACGCTCGAACGGTATACGAGTCTGGAAATCGTCCTCGTGGACGTCGATACCGACGCCGTCGCGTGGCACGTCGGCCGCTGGCTCGGGACCGGGTTCGGCCACACCGAACCGGGCGAGTTCCCCGAGCCGCTCAGGCCCTCGGCGAGTTACGAGGAACGGCGAAGCAACTGGTGGGACTGA
- a CDS encoding LVIVD repeat-containing protein gives MHRRSLLKTCLASASSLALAGGAAAHEGHGGGDSEAGGGFDPLDNLSLPGAKELVVDDGVAYVATTDGFATVDVSDPTDLTVLAERTDLLADHRQGPLSGIYDGKVGGDYYAVGGPPNTHSGTTYAAVVFDVSDPADPQHVLTYETDFYHHNLTTDGETLYLCGNNGEGNPLVCVDIESGEEVGRWSILDTDDRWADVYWKMYEIHDVWVENEVVYVSYWDAGTWLIDVSDPSDPTPIVGLRGQDPESRAGLSDSEALERRLYLPGNDHFAMPQRGVDSDLVALNEEAWGEEADAPTSDLGGVELWNAADEERLSRIEAPPTSDAQFRGGVWTTSHNFEFVGDRLYTSWYRGGLKVHDVTDPTDPEELAHWRDSETTSFWTAQRAGDAVIGSSWQDNSLETPAEGARIYAFPDPGGPLDTTPTGTETSGDGAGLGAAAGLCGLGLAGLYRRLRR, from the coding sequence ATGCACCGTCGGTCGCTGCTGAAGACCTGCCTCGCCAGCGCCTCGAGTCTCGCGCTCGCCGGGGGCGCCGCCGCCCACGAGGGTCACGGCGGCGGCGATAGCGAGGCCGGCGGCGGCTTCGACCCGCTCGATAACCTCTCGCTGCCGGGGGCCAAGGAACTGGTCGTCGACGACGGCGTCGCCTACGTCGCCACCACCGACGGTTTCGCCACCGTCGACGTCTCGGACCCGACCGACCTCACCGTGCTCGCCGAACGCACCGACCTGCTCGCCGACCATCGCCAGGGCCCGCTGTCGGGTATCTACGACGGCAAGGTCGGCGGCGATTACTACGCCGTTGGCGGGCCGCCGAACACCCACTCGGGGACCACCTACGCCGCCGTCGTCTTCGATGTCTCCGACCCCGCTGACCCCCAGCACGTCCTGACATACGAGACCGACTTCTACCATCACAACCTCACCACCGACGGCGAGACGCTGTACCTCTGTGGCAACAACGGCGAGGGAAACCCGCTGGTCTGTGTCGACATCGAATCGGGCGAGGAGGTGGGCCGGTGGTCGATTCTCGACACGGACGACCGCTGGGCCGACGTCTACTGGAAGATGTACGAAATCCACGATGTGTGGGTCGAAAACGAGGTGGTCTACGTCTCCTACTGGGACGCCGGTACGTGGCTCATCGACGTGTCGGATCCGAGCGACCCGACGCCCATCGTCGGCCTCCGGGGACAGGACCCCGAATCGCGGGCGGGACTCAGCGATTCGGAGGCATTGGAACGCCGGCTCTATCTGCCCGGCAACGACCACTTCGCGATGCCACAGCGGGGCGTCGACAGCGACCTCGTCGCGCTCAACGAGGAGGCATGGGGCGAGGAAGCCGACGCCCCGACGAGCGACCTCGGCGGCGTGGAGTTGTGGAACGCCGCCGACGAGGAGCGACTGTCGCGCATCGAAGCGCCGCCGACGAGCGACGCACAGTTCCGCGGCGGCGTCTGGACGACGTCGCACAACTTCGAGTTCGTCGGCGACCGCCTCTACACATCGTGGTACCGCGGCGGCCTGAAGGTCCACGACGTCACGGACCCGACCGACCCCGAAGAACTGGCCCACTGGCGGGATTCGGAGACGACGAGTTTCTGGACGGCTCAGCGGGCCGGCGACGCCGTCATCGGGAGCAGTTGGCAGGACAACAGCCTCGAGACGCCCGCGGAGGGCGCCCGAATCTACGCCTTCCCGGACCCCGGTGGGCCGCTGGATACGACGCCGACGGGGACCGAGACGAGCGGGGACGGCGCCGGTCTCGGCGCGGCCGCAGGGCTGTGCGGCCTCGGACTGGCGGGGCTCTACCGGCGGCTTCGAAGGTGA
- a CDS encoding SDR family NAD(P)-dependent oxidoreductase encodes MIRPDCSGRVALVTGSAKGVGRAFALALADAGADVAVHYHSSDAEAEATAEEARDRGVNAVTVQADVTAPDSVDACFETIETELGSVDILVNNVGEFAPDHWADIDLDTWQMVMDTNLTGTMLCSKRALGPMRDAGWGRIVNVGYASAERASVSPTNFPYFVAKTGVLMFTRMLAAETQDDGITVNAVSPYVVETSDAFPEEAPRGRWAKPEDLVAALLFFVDESTEYISGENVEIDGGWLPESV; translated from the coding sequence ATGATTCGACCGGACTGTTCGGGACGGGTCGCCCTGGTCACCGGCAGCGCGAAAGGCGTCGGCCGTGCGTTCGCGCTCGCGTTGGCCGACGCGGGCGCGGACGTGGCCGTCCACTACCACAGCAGCGACGCCGAGGCCGAAGCCACCGCCGAGGAGGCCCGCGACCGCGGCGTCAACGCCGTCACCGTGCAGGCGGACGTGACCGCCCCCGACTCCGTCGATGCGTGTTTCGAGACCATCGAAACGGAACTCGGCAGCGTCGATATTCTCGTCAACAACGTCGGCGAGTTCGCGCCCGACCACTGGGCGGACATCGACCTCGACACCTGGCAGATGGTCATGGATACGAACCTGACGGGGACGATGCTCTGTTCGAAGCGCGCGCTGGGACCGATGCGCGATGCCGGATGGGGCCGCATCGTCAACGTCGGCTACGCATCGGCCGAACGGGCCTCCGTCTCGCCGACCAACTTCCCCTATTTCGTCGCCAAGACGGGCGTGCTCATGTTCACGCGGATGCTCGCCGCCGAGACACAGGACGACGGCATCACCGTCAATGCAGTATCGCCGTACGTCGTCGAGACCAGCGACGCCTTCCCCGAGGAGGCCCCCCGCGGCCGGTGGGCCAAACCCGAAGACCTCGTGGCGGCGCTGCTGTTCTTCGTCGACGAATCGACCGAATACATCAGCGGCGAGAACGTCGAAATCGACGGAGGATGGCTTCCCGAATCGGTATGA
- a CDS encoding DUF7261 family protein, producing the protein MLGDRPASERGQLLVITALVLAVVLVGLALVLNSAIYTENLSTRQSTDSVGVTTAIGTGEAEIERAIHHVNRHNNSSNPKVNRAFDDAIRDLNNDTNDEYAKRGTSYRFQVTDRTNGTHLKHTNSSKSFVSGGSNSGQGDWLLAGSVPHLRDYRMTVQPRYLYTGSDLTIDILMNNAFRVNMTGEDQSGSEVTWEVYVYENDTGDVVVVGANETELLSEDTIEDLTTFEDGCRAVTSSDDEDVTLDFTNGTVSGQSCSGLAFQDHFEGPISIRYENADDNETLAESRSGGTYELAIGTTDYEDQHFHNATEDQSPYATHIIYSARVESHYARADITHSRTMRLYPGIETYVG; encoded by the coding sequence ATGCTCGGTGACCGCCCCGCGAGCGAGCGGGGTCAACTACTCGTCATTACGGCGCTCGTTCTCGCCGTAGTGCTGGTCGGACTGGCTCTAGTTCTCAACTCCGCGATTTACACGGAGAACCTCTCGACGCGCCAGAGTACCGACAGCGTCGGCGTCACCACGGCCATCGGGACGGGCGAAGCCGAAATCGAGCGTGCCATCCACCACGTCAACCGGCATAATAACTCCTCGAACCCCAAGGTCAACCGAGCGTTCGACGACGCCATTCGCGACCTCAACAACGACACCAACGACGAGTACGCCAAGCGCGGGACGAGCTATCGGTTCCAGGTGACCGACCGGACCAACGGCACCCACCTCAAACACACCAACAGTTCGAAGAGTTTCGTCTCCGGTGGGTCGAACTCCGGGCAGGGTGACTGGCTGCTTGCCGGAAGCGTTCCTCATCTTCGTGATTATCGGATGACTGTTCAGCCGCGATACCTGTATACCGGCAGTGACCTCACTATCGATATCCTGATGAACAATGCTTTCCGGGTGAACATGACTGGCGAGGACCAAAGCGGTAGCGAGGTGACGTGGGAAGTCTACGTCTACGAGAACGATACGGGCGACGTGGTAGTCGTCGGCGCCAACGAAACGGAACTCCTGAGCGAGGACACTATCGAAGACCTGACCACGTTTGAGGATGGCTGTCGGGCGGTGACGAGTAGCGACGACGAAGACGTCACCCTCGATTTCACGAACGGAACGGTTTCGGGACAATCCTGTTCGGGGCTGGCGTTTCAGGACCACTTCGAAGGCCCAATTTCGATTCGATACGAGAACGCCGACGATAACGAAACCCTCGCCGAATCACGTAGCGGCGGCACCTATGAACTCGCCATCGGCACCACTGACTACGAGGACCAGCACTTCCACAACGCCACCGAGGACCAGTCCCCCTACGCCACCCATATCATCTACAGCGCCCGCGTCGAGAGCCACTACGCCCGCGCCGATATCACCCACAGCAGGACCATGCGCCTCTATCCGGGTATAGAGACGTACGTCGGATAG
- the uvrA gene encoding excinuclease ABC subunit UvrA, with product MTDDIVVRGASEHNLKDIDVSIPREEFTVVTGLSGSGKSSLAFETVYAEGQRRYIESLSAYARNFLGQMDKPQVENVEGLSPAISIDQKNAANNPRSTVGTVTELHDYLRLLYARVGTPHCPECGREVGEQSAQQMVRRLLELPEGTRAKIGAPVVRDQKGAFEDRFDELVSEGYTRVEVDGEEYDLSIETPDLDDNYDHTIDVIVDRVKLEEDARSRITDSVETALEEADGVLKVILPDPPEDADIGTQSRSTGDLAGDDDDRLVAEFSEELACTHCGIDLPEIETRSFSFNSPHGACPECEGIGETKEVDEDLVVTDPSKPIKNVFEPWSYNRSYYRTRLDSVAEHFGVSVDTPFEDLDEDVQRQFLYGTDEEVVFKRQTKNGTRRKEKRFEGVIPNLDRRYIETDSESTREHIEDYMATTTCPACEGTRLKPESRAVLVAGTSITAVNQLSIGDALEHFENLDADLDSRERKIAEEILKEIRARLGFMEEVGLEYLTLDREASTLSGGESQRIRLATQVGSGLVGVLYVLDEPSIGLHQRDNDKLLDTLEGLRDLGNTLVVVEHDEETMWRADNVIDMGPGPGKRGGEVVANGDVEDVMAAEESVTGDYLSGERRIPVPDERRDADGYLTVRGARQHNLKDLDVDFPLGSFTAITGVSGSGKSTLLHEILYKGLVKRMNDTDVFPGEHDDIEGIENIETVRLIDQSPIGRTPRSNPATYTNVFDHIRELFAETKLSKQRGYKKGRFSFNVKGGRCESCGGQGTVKIDMNFLSDVYVPCEECEGARYNDETLEVTYKDATISDVLDMEVDEAYDFFEGHSGIRRRLQLLKDVGLGYMRLGQPSTTLSGGEAQRIKLAEELGKKDSGETLYLLDEPTTGLHSEDERKLIDVLHRLTDDGNTVVVVEHELDLVKNADHIVDLGPEGGEKGGQLVAEGTPEDVAQTEESHTGRYLRDLLPAVDLDGPRSGRGKAAGDD from the coding sequence ATGACTGACGACATCGTCGTCCGCGGTGCCTCCGAGCACAACCTGAAGGACATCGACGTGTCCATTCCCCGCGAGGAGTTCACCGTCGTCACCGGCCTTTCGGGGTCGGGGAAATCCTCGCTCGCGTTCGAAACCGTCTACGCCGAGGGCCAGCGCCGCTACATCGAATCGCTGTCCGCCTACGCGCGTAACTTCCTCGGGCAGATGGACAAACCGCAGGTGGAAAACGTCGAGGGGCTGTCGCCGGCCATCTCCATCGACCAGAAGAACGCCGCGAACAACCCACGCTCGACGGTCGGGACCGTCACCGAACTCCACGACTACCTCCGCCTGCTGTACGCCCGCGTCGGGACGCCGCACTGTCCCGAATGCGGCCGCGAAGTCGGCGAGCAGAGCGCCCAGCAGATGGTTCGCCGCCTGCTGGAACTGCCGGAGGGGACCCGCGCGAAAATCGGGGCGCCCGTCGTCCGCGACCAGAAAGGCGCCTTCGAGGACCGCTTCGACGAACTCGTTTCGGAGGGGTACACCCGCGTCGAAGTCGACGGCGAGGAGTACGACCTCTCTATCGAGACGCCGGACCTCGACGACAATTACGACCACACCATCGACGTCATCGTCGACCGCGTGAAACTCGAAGAGGACGCCCGCTCGCGTATCACCGACTCCGTCGAAACCGCGCTTGAGGAAGCCGACGGCGTCCTGAAGGTCATCCTCCCTGACCCACCGGAAGACGCCGATATCGGCACCCAGTCCCGCAGCACTGGCGACCTCGCAGGCGACGATGACGACCGCCTCGTCGCCGAGTTCTCCGAGGAACTGGCCTGTACCCACTGTGGTATCGACCTGCCGGAAATCGAGACCCGCTCCTTCTCCTTTAACTCGCCGCACGGCGCCTGTCCGGAGTGTGAGGGCATCGGTGAGACGAAGGAGGTTGACGAGGACCTCGTCGTCACCGACCCCTCCAAGCCCATCAAGAACGTCTTCGAGCCGTGGAGCTACAACCGCTCGTACTACCGGACGCGCCTCGATAGCGTCGCCGAGCACTTCGGCGTCAGCGTCGACACACCCTTCGAGGACCTCGACGAGGACGTCCAACGGCAGTTCCTCTACGGGACCGACGAGGAGGTCGTCTTCAAACGGCAGACGAAGAACGGCACCCGACGCAAGGAAAAGCGCTTCGAGGGCGTCATCCCGAACCTCGACCGCCGCTACATCGAGACGGACTCGGAATCCACCCGCGAGCACATCGAGGACTACATGGCGACGACGACGTGTCCGGCCTGCGAGGGGACGCGACTCAAGCCCGAATCCCGCGCTGTCCTCGTCGCTGGCACCTCGATTACGGCCGTCAACCAACTCTCCATCGGCGACGCCTTGGAGCACTTCGAGAACCTCGATGCGGACCTCGATTCGCGCGAGCGGAAAATCGCCGAGGAGATTCTCAAGGAAATCCGCGCCCGCCTCGGCTTCATGGAGGAGGTCGGCCTCGAATACCTGACCCTGGACCGAGAGGCCTCGACGCTTTCCGGCGGCGAAAGCCAGCGAATCCGACTCGCCACGCAGGTCGGGTCGGGCCTCGTCGGCGTCCTCTACGTGCTTGACGAACCTTCCATCGGCCTCCACCAGCGGGACAACGACAAACTGCTGGACACCCTCGAAGGCCTCCGCGATTTGGGCAACACGCTCGTCGTCGTCGAACACGACGAGGAGACGATGTGGCGCGCGGACAACGTCATCGACATGGGTCCCGGACCCGGCAAGCGCGGCGGCGAAGTCGTCGCCAACGGCGACGTCGAGGACGTGATGGCCGCCGAGGAGTCCGTGACGGGGGATTACCTCTCCGGCGAACGGCGGATTCCGGTGCCCGACGAGCGCCGCGACGCCGACGGCTATCTCACGGTGCGGGGCGCCCGCCAGCACAACCTCAAGGACCTCGACGTCGATTTCCCGCTGGGCTCTTTCACCGCGATTACCGGGGTTTCGGGGTCCGGCAAGTCGACGCTGCTGCACGAGATTCTTTATAAGGGTCTCGTCAAGCGGATGAACGACACCGACGTCTTCCCCGGTGAGCACGACGACATCGAGGGCATCGAGAACATCGAGACGGTCCGGCTCATCGACCAGTCGCCCATCGGCCGGACGCCACGCTCCAATCCGGCCACCTACACCAACGTCTTCGACCACATCCGCGAACTCTTCGCGGAGACCAAACTCTCGAAACAGCGCGGCTACAAGAAGGGCCGCTTCTCCTTCAACGTCAAGGGCGGTCGCTGTGAGTCCTGTGGCGGTCAGGGGACCGTCAAAATCGACATGAACTTCCTCAGCGACGTCTACGTCCCCTGCGAGGAATGTGAGGGTGCCCGCTACAACGACGAAACCCTCGAAGTCACCTACAAGGACGCGACCATCTCGGACGTCCTCGATATGGAAGTCGACGAGGCCTACGACTTCTTCGAGGGCCACTCCGGCATCCGGCGCCGCCTCCAGTTACTCAAGGACGTCGGCTTGGGGTACATGCGCCTCGGCCAGCCTTCGACGACGCTCTCCGGCGGGGAGGCCCAGCGAATCAAACTCGCCGAGGAGTTGGGCAAGAAGGACTCCGGCGAGACGCTCTACCTGCTGGACGAACCCACCACCGGCCTCCACAGCGAGGACGAGCGCAAACTCATCGACGTCCTCCATCGCCTGACCGACGACGGCAACACCGTGGTCGTCGTCGAACACGAACTCGACCTCGTGAAGAACGCCGACCACATCGTCGACCTCGGCCCCGAGGGCGGCGAGAAGGGCGGCCAGTTGGTCGCCGAAGGCACCCCCGAAGACGTCGCCCAAACTGAGGAATCCCACACCGGCCGCTACCTCCGTGACCTGCTGCCGGCCGTCGACCTCGATGGGCCGCGGAGCGGGCGAGGGAAAGCGGCCGGGGACGACTGA
- a CDS encoding DUF7331 family protein — protein MTPPLEDDASEASPPVPADRCVDIELESGELVIYDRENHRAWIQSDDAVELEAAA, from the coding sequence ATGACACCGCCGCTCGAAGACGACGCCAGCGAGGCCAGTCCCCCGGTTCCCGCAGACCGGTGTGTCGATATCGAACTCGAATCCGGCGAACTCGTCATCTACGACCGGGAAAACCACCGGGCGTGGATACAGTCCGACGACGCTGTAGAACTCGAAGCGGCGGCCTGA